The following coding sequences lie in one Phragmites australis chromosome 8, lpPhrAust1.1, whole genome shotgun sequence genomic window:
- the LOC133927466 gene encoding uncharacterized protein LOC133927466 → MTPVSTRRASWRTSPSSPTTSASPRAGGPSPWPHGSETVTADLRHFALYAFAGRTGMLRWSRKNENIQSQPSDAAVLIPQHNYKLDVHTLNSRQPGQFECREFRESILGVMPHHWDRREDTTLQLAHFRKHKRKQVKKTPGKAVFNSVHEPIEHNPPGKDASNRIARALGKAADMAGSNQVKKAQMTPYIPTITNHTQVWWVPNVVVAHEKEGIEVVHLASGRTICKLHLIEGGLHADINGDGVLDHVQVVGANGIKEQPVVSGFMEVLRPCWAVATSGVPVRQQLFNVSICHYNHFNLFHHGDFSRIFGRTFDPTGLEVVTPILIQRDDGHKHRRGCHGDIIFLKNL, encoded by the exons ATGACACCGGTTTCCACGAGGCGCGCCTCATGGCGGACATCTCCCTCCTCTCCGACAACGTCCGCGTCGCCTCGGGCAGGCGGCCCATCGCCATGGCCTCAT GGTTCTGAGACTGTCACTGCAGACCTGCGCCATTTTGCCCTTTATGCTTTTGCTGGACGCACTGGCATGCTCAGATGGAGCCGGAAGAATGAG AACATCCAGTCACAGCCATCAGATGCTGCAGTGCTGATACCACAGCACAATTACAAGCTTGATGTTCACACCCTCAATAGTCGTCAACCTGGTCAG TTTGAATGTCGTGAATTCAGAGAATCAATTCTTGGTGTCATGCCTCATCATTGG gaTAGGAGAGAGGATACGACCCTACAACTTGCACATTTTAGGAAGCATAAAAGGAAACAAGTAAAGAAAACGCCAGGAAAGGCTGTTTTCAATAGCGTGCACGAGCCCATTGAACACAATCCACCTGGAAAGGATGCTTCCAATAGAATAGCTAGAGCGCTTGGGAAGGCTGCAGATATGGCTGGCTCAAATCAAGTCAAGAAG GCACAGATGACGCCTTACATTCCGACAATCACTAATCATACTCAAGTATGGTGGGTTCCTAATGTTGTTGTTGCACATGAAAAGGAAGGAATAGAGGTTGTCCATCTAGCTTCTGGACGCACAATATGCAAG CTTCACTTAATCGAAGGAGGCCTTCACGCAGATATTAATGGAGATGGAGTTCTAGATCATGTTCAG GTTGTTGGTGCAAATGGTATTAAGGAGCAACCTGTTGTAAGTGGGTTCATGGAAGTGCTGAGACCTTGTTGGGCAGTTGCTACATCCGGTGTACCGGTGCGGCAGCAACTTTTCAATGTGTCTATCTGCCATTACAACCATTTCAATCTGTTTCATCATGGTGATTTTTCAAGAATTTTTGGGAGGACATTTGATCCAACTGGTTTAGAGGTTGTGACTCCTATTCTGATCCAGAGAGATGATGGTCATAAACACAGGAGAGGATGTCATGGCGATATCATCTTTTTGAAAAACTT GTGA
- the LOC133927468 gene encoding uncharacterized protein LOC133927468: MKHPPPHPRRCGVVVAVVALVLLACLQIQYHHLKVDLGKGGFASGTQESSNHWGTRKTATATRGLPRGIVEPHSDMYLRPLWEDSAAANHKNNKHGDHNALLAMAVGISQIKNVDTMARKFLNENYAVMLFHYDGNVDEWRHLEWSDKAIHILAHNQTKWWFAKRFLHPDVMAIYDFIFLWDEDLGVENFNPRRYLDIMISEGLEITQPALDPDLSTDIHHRITIRNKMTKVHRRIYDNRPSMNCSDESKGPPCTGWVEGMAPVFSRAAWKCVWHLIQNDLIHGWGLDMKLGYCAQGDRTEKVGVIDSEYVVHQGIPSLGGPSLSSKTPRRSLDLRTHIRRQSSAELEKFKERWNRAVREDEEWSDPFQS, from the exons ATGAAGCACCCGCCGCCCCACCCGCGCCGCTGCGGCGTCGTGGTGGCGGTCGTCgccctcgtcctcctcgccTGCCTCCAGATCCAGTACCACCACCTCAAG GTGGATCTCGGTAAGGGCGGCTTTGCCTCTGGCACGCAAGAGAGTAGCAACCACTGGGGGACCAGGAAGACTGCAACTGCCACCAGGGGTTTGCCGCGCGGGATCGTCGAGCCCCATTCCGACATGTATCTCCGACCGCTCTGGGAGGACTCAGCTGCTGCCAACCACAAG AATAATAAACATGGTGACCACAATGCTCTCCTGGCCATGGCAGTCGGCATTTCCCAAATAAAAAATGTCGACACTATGGCTCGTAAG TTTTTGAACGAAAACTACGCAGTCATGCTCTTCCATTACGATGGAAATGTAGACGAATGGCGCCATCTTGAGTGGAGTGATAAGGCCATACACATTCTAGCTCACAACCAAACAAAATG GTGGTTTGCTAAGCGTTTTCTGCATCCTGATGTCATGGCTATCTATGACTTCATCTTTTTATGGGACGAAGACCTTGGAGTGGAGAACTTTAACCCGAGAAG GTATCTTGACATAATGATTTCTGAAGGCTTAGAAATAACACAACCTGCTCTGGACCCCGATCTATCAACTGATATCCACCATCGAATCACAATCCGCAATAAGATGACAAAAGTGCACAG GAGAATATATGACAATCGGCCTAGTATGAATTGTTCCGACGAAAGTAAAGGACCTCCTTGCACAGG GTGGGTTGAGGGCATGGCGCCTGTTTTTTCTCGTGCTGCTTGGAAATGTGTATGGCATCTAATTCAG AATGACCTGATTCATGGATGGGGCCTTGACATGAAGCTTGGCTATTGTGCTCAG GGTGATCGAACCGAGAAAGTTGGTGTAATTGACAGTGAGTATGTTGTCCATCAAGGGATACCATCTTTAGGAGGGCCGTCACTTAGCAGCAAG ACACCTCGACGATCATTGGATTTGAGGACCCAT ATAAGGAGACAATCATCAGCTGAGCTGGAAAAGTTCAAAGAACGGTGGAACAGAGCTGTAAGGGAAGATGAAGAGTGGAGTGATCCTTTCCAATCTTGA
- the LOC133927469 gene encoding uncharacterized protein LOC133927469 — protein MAAAGEVDPTPTPDLPNGDKTKSRDTDRRRRRRKAKKNKAAAKEAGASDADAKEADEGTSGKENADPNSKPQVEVEVEYVPERAELDDPLLDDFKTIFEKFTFKDTAAAAAEDEEKREEGGTSAAKKGTSDDDDDDDEQEIQRTKEGGLSNKKKKLQQRMKIAELKQICNRPDVVEVWDATAADPKLLVYLKSYRNTVPVPRHWSQKRKFLQGKRGIEKQPFQLPDFIAATGIEKIRQAYIEKEDSKKLKQKQRERMQPKMGKMDIDYQVLHDAFFKYQTKPKLTSHGDLYYEGKEFEVKLREMKPGTLSRELKEALGMPDGAPPPWLINMQRYGPPPSYPHLKIPGLNAPIPLGASFGYRPGEWGKPPVDEHGRPLYGDVFGVLQQDEPNYDDEPVDRSKHWGDLEEEEEEEEEEEEEEEEPMEDEEMEDGIQSVDTMSSTPTGVETPDVIDLRKLQRKEPEKQAEKPLYQVLEQKEERIAPGTLYGSSHTYVLGAQDKSSASKRVDLLKNQKSDKVDVTIQPEELEVMDDVLAAKYEEAREEEKLRNQKEDFSDMVAENASKRKRKQEKEGKSKKKEFKF, from the exons atggccgccgccgggGAGGTGGACCCGACTCCCACCCCCGACCTCCCCAACGGTGACAAGACCAAGTCACGGGAtaccgaccgccgccgccgccgccgcaaggCCAAGAAGAACAAGGCCGCCGCCAAGGAGGCCGGAGCCAGCGATGCCGATGCCAAAGAGGCGGATGAGGGCACTTCCGGTAAGGAGAATGCCGATCCGAACTCCAAGCCCCAG gtggaggtggaggtggagtacGTGCCGGAGAGGGCCGAGCTGGACGACCCCCTCCTCGACGACTTCAAGACCATCTTCGAAAAGTTCACCTTCAAGGACActgcagcagccgccgccgag GATgaagagaagagggaggagggtgGTACCAGTGCCGCAAAGAAGGGGACAtcagatgacgacgacgatgacgatgagcAGGAGATCCAAAGGACGAAGGAAGGAGGGCTCtccaataagaagaagaagctccagCAGAGGATGAAGATTGCAGAGCTAAAACAGATATGCAACAGACCTGACGTTGTAGAG GTCTGGGATGCAACTGCCGCGGATCCAAAATTGCTTGTATATCTCAAGTCCTACAGAAATACTGTCCCTGTCCCTAGACACTGGTCCCAAAAGCGGAAGTTCTTGCAG GGAAAGAGAGGTATTGAGAAACAGCCGTTCCAGCTTCCTGATTTCATTGCTGCAACtggaatagaaaaaataagacaG gcttatattgAGAAAGAGGACAGCAAGAAGTTGAAACAGAAACAGCGGGAGCGCATGCAGCCCAAAATGGGCAAGATGGATATAGATTACCAG GTTTTGCATGATGCGTTCTTCAAATATCAAACAAAACCAAAGTTGACTAGTCATGGTGATCTGTATTATGAAGGCAAAGAATTTGAG GTCAAGTTAAGGGAAATGAAGCCGGGCACGCTGTCCCGAGAACTTAAAGAAGCTCTCGGTATGCCTGATGGCGCCCCGCCCCCATGGCTTATAAACATGCAG CGCTACGGTCCGCCACCCTCTTACCCTCATCTGAAGATCCCTGGTCTAAATGCTCCAATCCCTCTTGGTGCCAGTTTCGGTTATAGACCAGGGGAGTGGGGAAAGCCTCCTGTGGATGAG CATGGGCGCCCACTTTATGGAGATGTTTTTGGAGTCCTCCAGCAGGATGAACCTAATTACGAC GATGAACCTGTTGATCGCAGCAAGCACTGGGGAGAtttggaagaagaggaggaggaggaagaggaagaggaggaggaggaggaagaaccaATGGAAGATGAGGAAATGGAAGATGGAATTCAGTCCGTCGACACCATGTCAAG TACTCCAACTGGTGTGGAAACACCCGATGTGATTGACCTTCGAAAGCTGCAGAGGAAGGAGCCTGAGAAGCAGGCAGAAAAGCCGTTATACCAG GTTCTTGAACAGAAAGAAGAAAGGATCGCCCCTGGGACACTATATGGGTCAAGTCATAC GTATGTGCTGGGAGCACAAGATAAATCATCAGCTTCTAAAAGG GTGGATCTGCTCAAGAATCAAAAGTCGGACAAGGTGGATGTCACCATCCAACCAGAGGAACTGGAAGTAATGGATGACGTTCTGGCAGCCAA GTACGAAGAAGCGCGAGAGGAAGAGAAGCTTCGCAATCAAAAGGAGGATTTCAGTGACATGGTGGCGGAG AACGCgagcaagaggaagaggaagcaaGAGAAGGAAGGCAAgtcaaagaagaaggaattcaAGTTTTAG